A region of Desulfolithobacter dissulfuricans DNA encodes the following proteins:
- the dsrJ gene encoding sulfate reduction electron transfer complex DsrMKJOP subunit DsrJ yields the protein MYDSGKIIPGLIIFVLFITFPIWYNHGDAGAVPKPELPKDAKECVRPADFMRAEHMQLLNEWRDEVLRTGDRSFNVKIGDRQYQKSLMNTCMQCHTSKKKFCDTCHTYASVTPYCWDCHLAPVE from the coding sequence ATGTACGACAGTGGTAAAATAATTCCGGGACTGATTATCTTCGTCCTGTTTATCACGTTTCCCATCTGGTACAACCACGGCGATGCCGGGGCGGTACCGAAGCCGGAGTTGCCCAAGGATGCCAAGGAATGTGTTCGTCCGGCAGACTTTATGCGAGCTGAGCATATGCAGCTCCTCAACGAGTGGCGTGACGAAGTGTTGCGGACCGGCGATCGTTCGTTCAATGTCAAGATCGGTGACAGGCAGTATCAAAAGAGTCTGATGAATACCTGTATGCAGTGTCATACGAGCAAGAAGAAGTTCTGTGACACCTGTCATACCTATGCGTCTGTAACTCCATATTGCTGGGATTGCCATTTAGCTCCTGTTGAGTGA
- the dsrK gene encoding sulfate reduction electron transfer complex DsrMKJOP subunit DsrK, with the protein MTGSVPRKPWWEIEAVFKPGNYAYVAKKEKVEYLNSQQGLYFPNAREWNPEDDDWKLPDNWQEIILEGLKERLDKFRSLKIFMDCCVRCGACADKCHFFLGTGDPKNMPVLRAELLRSVYRNDFTLAGKILGKMAGGREMTFGVLKEWFMYAYQCTECRRCSVFCPYGIDTAEITMMLRELLHLVGVGINWILEPVSNSNRTGNHMGLTPQAFVGNVEFLCEDIENLTGVKVNPTFNRKGAEVLFITPSADVFAEPGLFTCMGYLLLFEAIGLDYTWSTYASEGGNFGLFTNNETMKKLNAKMYAEAKRLGVKWILGGECGHMWRVVHQYMDTMNGPADFLEVPKSPITGTVFENARSTKMVHISEFTADLIYHNKIKLDPSRNDHLTCTFHDSCNPARAMGLLEEPRYVLKNVVNKFYEMPENCIREKTFCCGSGTGLNTDEIMELRMRAGLPRANAVKYVREKHDVNMLACVCAIDRATLTTLMGYWNPEVEVCGVSELVGNALVIEGENRQELTEGLRTLV; encoded by the coding sequence ATGACAGGCTCCGTCCCCCGGAAACCGTGGTGGGAGATAGAGGCGGTCTTCAAACCGGGTAATTATGCCTATGTGGCCAAGAAGGAGAAGGTCGAGTATCTGAACTCCCAGCAGGGGCTCTACTTCCCGAATGCCCGCGAGTGGAACCCGGAAGATGACGACTGGAAACTGCCCGATAACTGGCAGGAGATCATCCTGGAAGGATTGAAGGAACGGCTCGACAAGTTCCGCAGTCTGAAGATTTTCATGGACTGCTGTGTACGCTGCGGTGCCTGTGCCGACAAGTGTCATTTCTTCCTCGGAACCGGAGATCCCAAAAACATGCCGGTCCTGCGGGCCGAGCTGCTCCGGTCGGTCTACCGCAACGACTTCACCCTGGCCGGTAAGATTCTTGGCAAGATGGCCGGCGGACGGGAGATGACCTTCGGGGTGCTCAAGGAATGGTTCATGTACGCCTACCAGTGCACCGAGTGCCGCCGCTGTTCAGTCTTCTGCCCTTACGGCATCGACACCGCCGAGATCACCATGATGCTCAGGGAACTGCTGCATCTGGTTGGGGTGGGCATCAACTGGATCCTGGAGCCGGTCTCCAACTCCAACCGGACCGGTAACCACATGGGACTTACACCCCAGGCTTTTGTCGGTAACGTCGAGTTCCTCTGCGAGGACATCGAAAACCTCACCGGCGTCAAGGTGAATCCCACCTTCAACCGCAAGGGCGCCGAAGTCCTGTTCATTACCCCGTCAGCCGACGTGTTCGCCGAGCCGGGACTCTTTACCTGCATGGGCTATCTCCTGCTCTTCGAGGCCATCGGGTTGGACTATACCTGGTCCACCTATGCCTCGGAAGGCGGTAACTTCGGTCTCTTCACCAACAACGAGACCATGAAAAAGCTCAACGCAAAGATGTACGCCGAGGCCAAGCGGCTCGGTGTCAAGTGGATTCTCGGCGGTGAGTGCGGTCACATGTGGCGGGTGGTTCACCAGTACATGGACACCATGAACGGGCCGGCAGATTTTCTTGAAGTGCCGAAATCTCCGATAACCGGAACGGTCTTTGAGAATGCCCGGTCCACAAAGATGGTCCACATCAGCGAATTTACCGCGGACCTGATTTATCACAACAAGATCAAGCTTGATCCGAGCCGGAATGACCACCTGACCTGCACTTTCCACGATTCCTGCAACCCGGCCCGGGCCATGGGACTTCTGGAAGAGCCGCGCTATGTGCTCAAAAACGTGGTCAACAAGTTCTATGAGATGCCGGAGAACTGTATCCGCGAAAAGACCTTCTGCTGCGGCTCCGGTACCGGTCTCAATACCGATGAGATCATGGAGCTTCGCATGCGGGCTGGACTGCCGCGGGCCAACGCGGTGAAATATGTCCGCGAGAAGCATGACGTGAACATGCTGGCCTGTGTATGCGCCATCGATCGCGCCACCCTGACCACCCTGATGGGATACTGGAATCCCGAGGTCGAAGTCTGCGGTGTCAGCGAGCTGGTAGGTAACGCCCTGGTAATAGAAGGCGAAAACAGACAAGAACTGACCGAGGGTCTTCGGACTTTGGTTTAA